A region from the Nostoc sp. HK-01 genome encodes:
- a CDS encoding luciferase-like protein → MSEPRYGIWSPVGGNFGPLNTPDEPMNASYERTRSLVLEAERLGYVTTLVAQHIANPRSLDLEQLETWTACAALAEATESIEIIAAIKPLLFHPAVLAKMALGIDAISQGRFAINLISAWFRPEMERTNIPFPPHDERYRYSGEWLQVVRALWSGEKVNFEGEYFKIQDLSFRPFPVAQPYPRIYLGGASEPAQILAAQQADVYFINGQPIADVRKVIQQVISRPRSLPQTVRFGLSAFVIARPTDEEAQAELERLMALQKLEEQYKLSVAKGVDKEAVMFQLFAKNPAVGGNGGTAAGLVGSYDTVATRVAAFVDAGIDTFMLQFNPFVQEMTRFAEEIMPRVRHLQKVA, encoded by the coding sequence ATGTCAGAACCACGCTATGGTATTTGGTCGCCTGTTGGGGGTAACTTTGGCCCGCTGAATACGCCGGATGAACCGATGAATGCTAGTTATGAACGCACGCGATCGCTAGTATTAGAAGCAGAACGTTTAGGATATGTCACAACCTTAGTTGCCCAACACATTGCCAACCCCCGCAGTTTAGATTTAGAACAGCTAGAAACTTGGACAGCTTGTGCAGCCTTAGCAGAAGCTACGGAAAGTATAGAAATTATCGCCGCCATTAAACCTTTATTATTTCACCCAGCCGTCTTAGCGAAGATGGCTTTAGGTATTGATGCCATTAGTCAGGGACGTTTTGCCATTAACTTAATTAGTGCTTGGTTCCGTCCAGAAATGGAACGGACTAATATTCCCTTTCCGCCCCACGATGAACGTTACCGCTATTCAGGTGAGTGGTTACAAGTAGTAAGAGCCTTGTGGAGTGGAGAAAAGGTTAACTTTGAAGGCGAATATTTCAAAATTCAAGATTTAAGTTTTCGACCCTTTCCTGTTGCTCAACCCTATCCACGGATTTATCTTGGCGGCGCATCAGAGCCAGCGCAGATATTAGCAGCGCAACAAGCTGATGTTTACTTTATCAACGGTCAACCAATTGCAGATGTCCGCAAAGTAATTCAACAAGTTATCAGCCGTCCCCGTTCCTTACCTCAAACAGTCCGTTTTGGTTTATCAGCCTTTGTGATTGCGCGTCCGACCGATGAAGAAGCACAAGCAGAACTAGAACGACTGATGGCACTGCAAAAGCTGGAAGAACAATATAAATTAAGTGTTGCCAAAGGCGTTGACAAAGAAGCGGTTATGTTTCAACTCTTTGCTAAAAATCCCGCTGTTGGGGGGAATGGTGGTACAGCCGCAGGTTTAGTTGGCAGTTATGATACAGTCGCCACTCGCGTTGCCGCTTTTGTTGATGCAGGTATCGATACTTTTATGCTGCAATTTAATCCCTTTGTGCAGGAGATGACACGTTTTGCCGAAGAAATTATGCCGCGTGTGCGACACTTGCAAAAAGTTGCTTAG